The following nucleotide sequence is from Thermostaphylospora chromogena.
GCAACGCCACCACCGCGATCATCTCCTGGGGCTCACCCGGCATGGTCAGCCGGGTCAGCACGAGCTGCACGGTGTGCGCCCGCCCCTGATGCGCCAGCCGGGTGCGGAACGACGCCGGCTGGCCCGTCCGCAGCACCGCGCTCATGTGGGAGCGGAACGCCGCCCGCCGTGACACGTCGACGAGCAGCGGGAACGGCCGGCCCACCAGGTAACCCGCCGGGCTGCCGAGCAGGCGCGAGGTCTCGTTGTTGATCCTGCGCACCACCCCGCCGCTGTCCATGATGATCACCGGTACGGGGAAGGACCGGAAGACCTGCCGCATGAGCTTCTGCTCACGCTGGGCGGCGCCGTCCCGCCCGCCCGGACGGCGCGAGGACTTGCGCAGCTCGGCCAGGGCCGTGCCGAGCAGCTCGCTCGCGGTGTCCAGCTCCGCCAGCGAGGCGTCGAGCGTCGACTCCAGATCACCGGGGTAGGCGGATCGCGCCTCGCGGAGCGAGGCGACCCTCCCCTCCAGTTCGCTCAGCGCCTGCTCCAGCGTGGACAGGCCGTTCAGCTCGCTCAATTCACGTCCTCGTGAGCAGTGGAACCGTTCTTGGAACCAGTTCCCGAAACTAGACAGTACGCCACGGGGCGGAACGTATCGATCCGGGAATACCCTATGAGGATCGGGAGAGGGGGAGCGGTTGCCATTCCGGGGCGCGGACACCACGGAGCTGATCACGCCTGTCCTGGTCCGGGATCTCGCGGCCCTGGGCAGGGTACGTGAGGAGACCTCCAGCGAGAGCGTGCTGCGCCGGCTGGTCACCATGCTCGTCAACGGCGTGCCCGGCTGTTCGGGGGGCTCCGCCGAGCTGTGGGGCGAGGAACGCGCGCTGCTGTCCGCCTCGCACAGCGAACTGATCGTCCTGGCCGAGAGCGAGGACGGCGTTCCCGCCGGTCCGCTCACCGAGGCGCGCGCCCGCCGCACCAACGTGATCATCCCCGACGTGCTGCACGAGTCCCGCTGGCCCGGTTACGCGGGCATGGCGATCCGGTGCGGGGTGCGGTCGGTGCTGGTGATGCCGATCGAGATCGCCGACGGCTGGCTGCTGCTGCTCACCCTGTACTCCGTGCGCCCGGCGGCCTTCCCCGACCGCGCCGTCCCCGCGCTCGCCCAGACGCTCGCCGAGCAGGTCACGGTGGTGCTGACCAACATGTGGGACTTCGACGAGGTGCGGACCGACGCCGCGCAGATGCAGGAGGCCCTCGCCGGGCGGGCGGTCATCGACCAGGCCAAGGGCATCATCATGCAGGCCAGCGGGTGCACCGCCGACGAGGCCTTCCAGGAGCTGCGCCGCATCTCCCAGCACCACCAGGTGAAGATCGCCGATCTCGCTCGGCTGCTGGTCAGCGAGCACCGCACGGGCGGCGGGGTCACCGCCGGTCGCCGCGGCGGCACCGCCTGAGGGACCCGCCGCGTCAGGGCGCCCGCCCCGCGACGGCGTCAGGCGCCGCGCCGCGCGGCCAGCGCCGCCTCCAGGGTGTCGTAGAGGGGCAGGCGGTGGGCCAGACCGGTCACCCACATCACCTTGGTCTTGGCGTACTCCACCCCGACGATGGCGAACGTGCCGCCCGCGGCGGTGGTCGTCTGCCAGAAGTGCACGATCAACCCCAGAGCGCGGGAGTCCATGAAGGACACGCCGCTGAGGTCGAGAACGAGATCCGGGCCGTGCTCCGCCACCGCACCCGCGAGATGGTCGGCGAACCGATCCCTGGTGGTCGCGTCGAGAACGCCGTCGACGTGGACCACCGCCACCCCCTCCCGCACGGTGGTGGTGAGCGACAGAGGCGCCGCCTCGGCATCCTCGAACATCGGCAATCCAGCGTCTCCTCGTCTCGGCGGGCGCACGCGTCGGGCCGGTCGCCCGTCCGCGCTCCAGGTCTCCAGCAACCTTACTGTTACCGGCACGCCGGTGATACTCTCGATTCGCGGGGAACACCCGTGTTCGGAGGTCCAGCAGCGGGCCTTGCTTCGAAGAAGCATCGAAGCGTGCCGTTGCGTGGACTTTTTTCTTTTTCCGCGGCAGGCACGCTAGCCCAGCGATCACGAGGAGCAGCGATGGCTGTCCAGGCCCCTGACATCACCGAGATGACCGCCGAAGAGCTTCTGGCGGAGATGGTCTCCCCTGACATCGATGACCTCCGCCGGGAGCGCATCCGCGAGCGGATCGTGGAGATGCATCGGCCGCTCGCCATGGAGATCGCGCGTCGCTACCGCTACCGCGGGGAACCGCTGGAGGACCTGCTCCAGGCCGCTTACGTCGGCCTGATGAAGGCCATCAACGGCTTCGACCCCTCCCTGGGGAACGCCTTTCGGGGATACGCCGTGGTCACCATGACCGGCGAGGTCAAGCGGCACTTCCGCGACCGCACCTGGGCGATCCGGGTGCCTCGGCTGTACCAGGAGCGCCGCTCGGAGCTGAACCGGCTCGTCGGCGACCTCAGCCAGGAGCTGGGCCGCTCACCGACGGTCGCCGAGCTGGCCGCCCGCATGAACATCTCCGAGGAGGAGGTGCTGCTCACCCTCGACGCCTCCGCCGCCTACAGCACGCTCTCGCTGGACGCGCCCCTGGGCACCGACGACGACGCCACGGCGCTGGGCGACGTCATCCCGGAGGACGACGACGAGCTGGGCACGCTCGTGGACCGCGAGGCGGTCAAACCGCTCATCGATGACCTGCCGCCGCGCGAGAAGAACATCCTGCTGCTGCGGTTCTACGGCAACATGACCCAGGCCGAGATCGCCGCCGAGTTCGACATCTCGCAGATGCACGTCTCGCGCATCCTGCGGAAGGTGCTGGACGGACTGCGGGCGGAGCTGGTGGGGTGAGCTGCGCGGATTCACCCCGGAAGTCGAGTAGTGTGCGATAGAACCCAAGGCGCACGGCGGAGCACGGAGGAGGGCGACGGGACGGCGGCTCCCGAGGGGCGAGGACGCGGCCGGAGAGCACCGGACTCCCCGCGGACGGGGACCGGGCCGGGAACATCGGCCGCCACGTGAGGCGAGGGCATGGCCGAGAGCACCAGCCAGGAAGGCGCGCGGGCGGATCGCGAAGCGAATGAGACGC
It contains:
- a CDS encoding STAS domain-containing protein yields the protein MFEDAEAAPLSLTTTVREGVAVVHVDGVLDATTRDRFADHLAGAVAEHGPDLVLDLSGVSFMDSRALGLIVHFWQTTTAAGGTFAIVGVEYAKTKVMWVTGLAHRLPLYDTLEAALAARRGA
- a CDS encoding ANTAR domain-containing response regulator, which gives rise to MPFRGADTTELITPVLVRDLAALGRVREETSSESVLRRLVTMLVNGVPGCSGGSAELWGEERALLSASHSELIVLAESEDGVPAGPLTEARARRTNVIIPDVLHESRWPGYAGMAIRCGVRSVLVMPIEIADGWLLLLTLYSVRPAAFPDRAVPALAQTLAEQVTVVLTNMWDFDEVRTDAAQMQEALAGRAVIDQAKGIIMQASGCTADEAFQELRRISQHHQVKIADLARLLVSEHRTGGGVTAGRRGGTA
- a CDS encoding SigB/SigF/SigG family RNA polymerase sigma factor, which codes for MAVQAPDITEMTAEELLAEMVSPDIDDLRRERIRERIVEMHRPLAMEIARRYRYRGEPLEDLLQAAYVGLMKAINGFDPSLGNAFRGYAVVTMTGEVKRHFRDRTWAIRVPRLYQERRSELNRLVGDLSQELGRSPTVAELAARMNISEEEVLLTLDASAAYSTLSLDAPLGTDDDATALGDVIPEDDDELGTLVDREAVKPLIDDLPPREKNILLLRFYGNMTQAEIAAEFDISQMHVSRILRKVLDGLRAELVG